In Drosophila pseudoobscura strain MV-25-SWS-2005 chromosome 4, UCI_Dpse_MV25, whole genome shotgun sequence, the following proteins share a genomic window:
- the LOC4818145 gene encoding uncharacterized protein, whose translation MALVAHRMMLPARRRRTHQQVARNKVGVLLVPSVAEYCGNEQLQLQPQHLPIAPAATQLQQPSEQQDAESGSGKVSATSMCNALRFG comes from the coding sequence ATGGCTCTGGTGGCCCATCGCATGATGCTGCCCGCTCGGCGGCGTCGCACCCATCAGCAGGTGGCCCGAAATAAGGTCGGAGTCCTGCTGGTGCCCAGCGTGGCGGAGTACTGCGGCAACgagcagcttcagctgcagccgcagcaTCTGCCAATAGCCCCCGCAGCCACCCAGCTGCAACAGCCTTCGGAGCAGCAGGACGCCGAAAGCGGCAGCGGAAAAGTGAGTGCAACAAGTATGTGCAACGCTCTCAGATTTGGCTAG